The Malus domestica chromosome 06, GDT2T_hap1 genome has a segment encoding these proteins:
- the LOC139196801 gene encoding uncharacterized protein, with the protein MQFGDGWHDCLDLMEFAYNNSYHSSIGMALFEALYEKSYRTPLCWSEVGKRVLVGLEIVDETTQNVQVIKFNLKAAHDRQKSLTDKHAIDRKYNVGDWVFLKLSPWKGVVRFGKKDPSQVIPPQPLEINPDLTYDEERVTILDWKDKELRNKTVHLVKVLWRNNSVEETTWEIEDWMREMYPRLFYDY; encoded by the exons ATGCAGTTTGGCGatggttggcatgattgtttagatttgatggaattcgcctacaacaacagttaccattcaagtattggtatggcacTTTTTGAGGCACTTTACGAGAAATCTTATCGTACACctttatgttggtcagaggttggcaaaagagttttagtgggcctTGAGATTGTGGacgagactactcaaaatgttcaggtaattaagtttAACCTGAAGGCGGCccatgatcgacaaaagagcttaaCAGACAAGCATGCCATTGATCGGAagtataatgtaggtgattgggtatttcttaagctatcaccttggaaaggtgttgtgcggtttggaaagaaag ACCCTTCTCaagtgattcctcctcaacctttggaaattaatccagatttgacttatgatgaagaacgagtgactattttggattggaaagataaggagTTGAGGAATAAGACAGTGCATTTGGTAAAAGTGTTGTGGAGAAATAATTCAGTGGAAGAAACTACTTGGGAGATAGAGGAttggatgagagagatgtatccacgcttgttttatgattattag